The following are encoded in a window of Rubellicoccus peritrichatus genomic DNA:
- a CDS encoding DUF1961 family protein yields MAVKSLVILILLSLTMTSIMHGQESYRKTYNDELKAQWDEVFFDQGNGDWTDKWFLDGLKGEVRNSPEGMHFSAGPDVEDASHAVLWTQESFAGNIKLEFDYTRTDTLNRFVSIVFLQATGTGEGPYDEDISAWSELREIPSMKTYFDNMHLLHVSFTAYSAKEECPVESSYIRARRYPRSLFGDSFDRMELKPDFLNTDLFHPDITYHVVFIKTEKELFMNVRNDEVDRIFRWDLTQVPNVSEGRIGFRNMNQRSGLFKNISVSRLNGDDSVSK; encoded by the coding sequence ATGGCAGTAAAATCCCTTGTAATCCTTATTCTGCTTTCACTAACAATGACATCCATCATGCACGGACAGGAATCTTATCGCAAAACTTACAATGACGAATTGAAAGCCCAATGGGACGAGGTCTTTTTCGATCAAGGCAATGGAGACTGGACGGACAAGTGGTTTCTGGACGGGCTTAAGGGAGAGGTCCGTAACAGCCCTGAAGGCATGCATTTCTCCGCCGGCCCGGATGTTGAAGATGCATCCCACGCCGTCCTCTGGACGCAGGAAAGCTTTGCCGGCAATATCAAACTGGAATTTGATTACACACGAACAGACACACTCAATCGTTTTGTCAGCATCGTCTTCCTGCAGGCAACCGGCACTGGCGAAGGTCCTTACGATGAGGACATCTCAGCATGGTCTGAACTCCGGGAAATTCCGTCGATGAAAACCTATTTCGACAACATGCACCTTCTGCATGTCAGCTTTACCGCCTACAGCGCAAAGGAAGAATGCCCAGTCGAGTCCAGCTATATTCGAGCCAGGCGTTACCCGCGCTCACTCTTTGGTGACAGTTTTGACCGGATGGAATTAAAGCCGGATTTCCTCAACACTGATCTTTTCCACCCTGACATTACATACCACGTTGTATTTATCAAAACAGAGAAGGAGCTTTTCATGAACGTTCGAAACGATGAGGTGGATCGCATATTCCGCTGGGACCTGACACAAGTACCCAATGTCAGCGAAGGACGAATTGGTTTCCGAAATATGAACCAACGATCCGGTCTGTTTAAGAACATCTCTGTCAGCCGGTTGAATGGAGATGACAGTGTTTCAAAATGA
- a CDS encoding ester cyclase produces the protein MNAKTGKELTLEWFERVWHNAEVTAISELMCQHCNVKGLDMDSSGPAGFIPLHSAFCSAFESIRIEVLEMIEEEGVVMGHARFIAVHKATERKVDFVFSFSARWKDGRMSEARNVVDYVAMLSQLGLFDQHSMAKVFG, from the coding sequence ATGAATGCAAAAACCGGTAAAGAACTCACTTTGGAATGGTTTGAAAGAGTTTGGCACAACGCCGAAGTGACAGCGATATCTGAATTGATGTGCCAGCATTGCAATGTCAAGGGCCTGGATATGGATTCGAGTGGGCCAGCCGGCTTCATTCCATTGCACAGCGCATTTTGCAGTGCTTTCGAATCCATCCGGATTGAAGTCCTTGAGATGATTGAGGAGGAGGGCGTCGTCATGGGGCACGCCAGATTTATTGCTGTTCACAAGGCAACAGAACGCAAGGTGGACTTCGTCTTCAGTTTTTCAGCGAGATGGAAAGACGGAAGGATGTCCGAAGCAAGGAATGTGGTGGATTATGTTGCCATGCTTTCTCAACTGGGCCTGTTCGACCAGCATTCGATGGCCAAGGTTTTTGGCTAG
- a CDS encoding EI24 domain-containing protein: MSMFEDVKFSYVKAHEILWKLGYWRYLLIPIALSVVLAFVLVGFCFLFSAVLSSLAHEYLSGLFEMPEWFRIIILILIFGLGLGPCYVLFRGLVMVCYGPFLDKLSIKAEALINGKVKDFESGFFDSIKRPLQMAFYTISASIAFFFGGLALGLIPLLGMFVAGITLLVQMYLSAVPYVDPYMERSGYSARESFRLMRKHTGSVLLFGLIGLLTTAIPIVGWFIGPTYSVVAGIILGILLTEGRPEGAVADQK, encoded by the coding sequence ATGAGCATGTTTGAGGATGTGAAATTCTCCTATGTCAAAGCGCATGAGATCCTCTGGAAACTGGGATACTGGCGTTACTTGCTGATTCCGATAGCGCTCTCTGTTGTGCTGGCATTTGTTTTGGTCGGCTTCTGTTTCTTGTTTTCTGCTGTTCTGAGCTCACTTGCTCATGAGTATCTTTCAGGGCTTTTTGAGATGCCGGAGTGGTTTCGAATTATCATACTCATTCTTATTTTCGGCCTCGGCCTTGGACCGTGCTATGTTTTGTTCCGGGGATTGGTTATGGTTTGTTATGGTCCATTTCTGGACAAACTATCCATAAAGGCGGAAGCGTTGATAAATGGCAAAGTTAAGGATTTCGAATCAGGCTTCTTTGATTCCATTAAACGACCTTTGCAGATGGCGTTTTATACGATTTCCGCATCAATTGCCTTTTTCTTTGGTGGTTTGGCATTGGGCTTGATTCCCCTCCTCGGAATGTTCGTTGCAGGTATTACTTTATTGGTTCAAATGTATTTAAGTGCAGTACCTTATGTAGATCCTTACATGGAGAGGAGTGGCTACAGTGCCAGGGAATCGTTTAGATTGATGCGCAAGCATACTGGTAGTGTTCTTCTTTTTGGCCTCATAGGATTACTGACCACCGCAATACCAATTGTGGGTTGGTTTATCGGCCCTACATACTCCGTTGTTGCTGGAATCATATTGGGGATTTTATTAACAGAAGGCAGGCCGGAAGGAGCCGTTGCGGACCAAAAATAA
- a CDS encoding DUF2007 domain-containing protein, with protein sequence MVTIASFSTLIEAQLKKTQLESEGISAFIPDENMIQLDWLYTNAIGGVRLQVSPEDVETAMEILNSKPVEESGGLRCPKCHSEDLVFMKMSGWSVLLYFLGTFFPIPSAKITCQSCKHVFRYDASHDQEENSLDQ encoded by the coding sequence ATGGTTACCATCGCATCATTTTCCACTCTAATTGAGGCACAGCTCAAGAAAACCCAACTTGAGAGTGAGGGCATCTCCGCCTTTATACCGGACGAGAATATGATTCAGCTCGATTGGCTCTACACCAACGCTATAGGTGGGGTTCGGTTGCAGGTCTCCCCGGAAGATGTTGAGACGGCTATGGAAATTCTGAATTCTAAGCCAGTTGAAGAATCCGGTGGACTACGCTGTCCCAAGTGTCATTCGGAAGATCTCGTTTTTATGAAAATGTCCGGTTGGAGTGTGTTGCTCTACTTTTTGGGTACATTCTTCCCGATTCCATCAGCAAAGATAACCTGTCAAAGCTGCAAGCATGTGTTTCGATATGATGCAAGTCATGACCAAGAAGAAAACTCTCTCGATCAATGA
- a CDS encoding AlkZ-related protein, with product MKIKTIDDAYEFVMREKVCTIFGSKGSPHPSLWDNVDLPGKEAVEKGWGEKVTAIWTWKNELPARFPDEIFYGKVKGGDAVLMEMNYLRDVHYPSAYQPISELDHLSQEVFEFVRVDPSYTGELRKLAIQQTGCTKSRFDTALKKLQISLNVVRSNDLNEKNDRWLPFKELYPEIVEAHS from the coding sequence ATGAAGATTAAAACAATAGACGATGCCTATGAATTCGTAATGCGGGAGAAAGTTTGTACCATTTTTGGTAGCAAGGGGTCTCCCCATCCATCTCTTTGGGACAATGTAGATCTGCCAGGCAAAGAAGCAGTGGAGAAGGGCTGGGGCGAAAAAGTGACCGCGATTTGGACGTGGAAAAATGAACTCCCAGCACGTTTCCCGGATGAGATATTTTATGGAAAGGTCAAAGGTGGTGATGCGGTCCTGATGGAGATGAATTACCTGCGGGATGTGCATTATCCTTCTGCTTACCAACCGATTTCGGAGTTGGATCACCTTTCGCAGGAGGTTTTTGAGTTCGTTAGGGTTGACCCTTCATACACCGGGGAATTGAGGAAGCTGGCTATTCAGCAGACTGGCTGCACCAAAAGCCGATTTGACACCGCATTGAAAAAGCTGCAGATCAGCCTGAATGTCGTGCGGTCAAATGATCTGAATGAGAAGAATGACCGCTGGTTACCTTTTAAAGAGCTTTATCCGGAAATTGTGGAGGCGCATTCCTGA
- the thrS gene encoding threonine--tRNA ligase has translation MKAQMTPLEEIRHSASHVLATAVLRLFPDAQLDIGPPTDNGFYYDIDLEHQLTAEDLEKIEAEMKKVIKENQRFERKEVSREEATKIIEESGQTRYKPGRLADVPEGDTISFYQNGEFIDLCAGSHVNYTKKIKAFKLLSVAGAYHRGDENNKQLQRIYGTAFPKKEELEQYLVNLEEAKKRDHRKLGRELELFEISDAVGQGLILWKPAGAVIRQELQDFISEELRKSGYDQVFTPHIGKLGLYKTSGHFPYYQDSQFPPIIDRDALGELAHEGCSCAELSNKIKDGDIDGYMLKPMNCPMHIQIYKSERHSYRDLPIRLAEFGTVYRWEQSGELNGMTRVRGFTQDDAHLFCTPDQLREEIEGCLSLVKTVFSSLGMSDYRVRVGLRDPDSSKYVGDAQNWDAAESILRDAAKDLGVDFVEEPGEAAFYGPKIDFVAKDVIGREWQLGTVQVDYNLPERFGLEYYGTDNQPHRPVMIHRAPFGSMERFVGVLIEHFGGNFPVWLAPEQVRIIPISEKVNDYADSILEKLKAAKIRVTLDRHDEKLGAKIRRAETERVPLMIVCGEKEAAEGKVSLRSRVGKSLEGSCTIDEAVGKILDNIAAKALPEA, from the coding sequence ATGAAAGCCCAAATGACTCCGCTTGAGGAAATCCGGCACAGTGCCTCGCACGTGTTGGCTACGGCAGTGCTGCGTCTGTTTCCAGACGCTCAACTCGATATCGGCCCGCCTACAGACAACGGGTTCTATTACGATATCGACCTTGAACACCAGTTGACCGCTGAAGACCTTGAAAAGATCGAGGCCGAGATGAAGAAGGTGATCAAGGAGAACCAGCGTTTCGAGCGCAAGGAAGTGAGCCGCGAGGAGGCGACCAAGATCATCGAGGAAAGCGGTCAGACACGTTACAAGCCTGGCCGTCTGGCGGATGTGCCCGAGGGCGATACGATTTCGTTTTATCAGAATGGCGAGTTCATCGACCTTTGCGCGGGAAGCCACGTCAACTACACCAAGAAGATCAAGGCCTTCAAGTTGTTGAGCGTTGCCGGTGCCTATCACCGTGGTGATGAGAACAACAAGCAGCTCCAGCGGATTTATGGCACGGCTTTTCCAAAAAAGGAAGAACTGGAGCAATACCTTGTAAATCTTGAAGAGGCCAAGAAGCGTGACCACCGTAAGTTGGGACGCGAGCTTGAGCTTTTCGAAATCAGTGATGCGGTTGGTCAGGGGCTCATTCTCTGGAAGCCGGCTGGCGCGGTTATTCGCCAGGAGTTGCAGGACTTCATCTCAGAAGAGTTGCGCAAGAGCGGATACGATCAGGTCTTTACGCCACACATCGGCAAACTCGGTCTATACAAAACCAGTGGGCACTTTCCCTATTATCAGGATTCACAATTTCCGCCAATCATTGATCGTGATGCACTTGGCGAACTCGCTCATGAAGGCTGCAGTTGTGCCGAACTCTCCAACAAGATCAAGGACGGCGATATCGACGGCTACATGCTTAAGCCGATGAACTGCCCGATGCACATTCAGATCTATAAGAGTGAGCGTCACAGTTACCGTGACTTGCCGATTCGGCTGGCTGAGTTTGGAACGGTTTACCGTTGGGAGCAATCTGGTGAGCTCAACGGTATGACTCGAGTCCGTGGCTTCACCCAGGATGATGCACACCTTTTCTGCACACCGGATCAGTTGCGTGAGGAAATCGAAGGGTGCCTCAGCTTGGTCAAGACGGTCTTCAGTAGTCTTGGAATGAGCGATTATCGAGTCCGTGTCGGACTGCGTGATCCCGATTCATCCAAGTATGTTGGTGATGCCCAAAACTGGGATGCCGCCGAGAGCATTCTTCGCGATGCGGCCAAGGACCTCGGCGTTGATTTTGTTGAAGAGCCAGGTGAAGCCGCTTTTTATGGCCCGAAGATCGACTTCGTGGCAAAAGATGTGATTGGCCGCGAATGGCAACTCGGCACGGTTCAAGTAGATTACAATTTGCCCGAGCGATTCGGCCTTGAATACTACGGCACGGACAATCAGCCGCATCGCCCGGTGATGATTCACCGTGCGCCGTTTGGTTCGATGGAGCGTTTTGTCGGCGTATTGATCGAACACTTCGGCGGGAACTTCCCAGTCTGGCTTGCTCCTGAGCAGGTCCGCATCATTCCAATCAGTGAAAAGGTCAACGACTACGCCGACAGCATTCTCGAAAAGCTCAAGGCGGCGAAGATCCGTGTCACTCTGGACCGACATGATGAAAAACTCGGTGCCAAGATCCGCCGGGCTGAGACCGAGCGCGTTCCGCTCATGATCGTTTGCGGTGAGAAGGAAGCAGCCGAAGGCAAAGTGTCATTGCGTTCGCGCGTGGGCAAAAGCCTCGAAGGCAGCTGCACCATCGACGAAGCTGTCGGCAAGATTCTGGACAATATCGCCGCCAAGGCATTGCCGGAAGCGTAG
- a CDS encoding ATP-dependent helicase: protein MHSDSGSALDAFSPIDFEAELNPEQRAAVLAPDGPALVLAGAGSGKTRTLTYRVAYLLQQGVWPSQILLLTFTNKAAREMLSRVEELTGMPSWKFWGGTFHGIGQRILRMHGESIGLEKNFTIMDQSDAESLLGDVIREIDSAFAKNKDNPKPKVVGDMISYARNTCRPVHEIVEERYPWIEELPVVVDGFAKAYEGRKRERQLCDYDDLLELWVKLLKENEEVRTHFQDRFKYILVDEYQDTNRVQATIINTLGEKNRNVMIVGDNWQCIYTWRGAEFENMTEFAEQYPDRQIYKIETNYRSTPGILDFANHMMVMHPPIDGYPLELKAHKPNTVLPYVVPAMDTRQQARYVMSRIEGLSQEGRSLKDIAVLYRAHYQAMDLQLELSRSGLPFTITSGVRFFEQAHVRDLVAQLRLASNPRDIAAFNRLAMLLPRVGARTADRLFKLAEKIAARDRISPVLALTHDEVLKKVPKDALDDYRDMGFTVQDIETAMGGPAGNAVEKEDQSDLFTEVVSDEKRAAEAKSPQEVMQLAIDGWYGDYMRTVFDNWQSRKDDLDSLVGFAGRYDTMEELLAQLVLLNSETSDRSIDPEQETIKLTTIHQAKGLEYPIVFVIGLAEGLLPLKRAIESGDTDEERRLFYVSVTRAQDELYLMFPKVSASGGPPQLLEPSRFLREVPEHLYEMLRVRTGW, encoded by the coding sequence ATGCATTCTGACAGCGGCAGCGCCCTTGACGCTTTTTCGCCCATCGATTTTGAGGCCGAGTTGAACCCGGAGCAACGCGCTGCGGTGTTGGCGCCGGATGGTCCGGCTTTGGTTCTGGCTGGCGCTGGTTCGGGAAAAACTCGGACATTGACCTATCGTGTGGCCTATTTGCTCCAGCAGGGTGTCTGGCCGAGCCAAATCCTGCTGCTGACTTTTACCAACAAGGCGGCGCGTGAGATGTTGTCGCGGGTTGAGGAGTTGACCGGCATGCCTTCGTGGAAATTCTGGGGAGGCACTTTTCATGGCATCGGTCAGCGTATTTTGCGAATGCATGGTGAGTCGATCGGGCTTGAGAAGAATTTCACCATCATGGATCAGAGTGATGCCGAAAGCCTCCTCGGGGATGTGATTCGGGAAATCGATTCAGCTTTCGCCAAAAACAAGGACAATCCCAAGCCAAAGGTGGTTGGCGATATGATCAGTTATGCCCGTAACACTTGCCGACCGGTCCATGAAATCGTAGAAGAGCGCTATCCGTGGATAGAAGAACTGCCTGTTGTCGTTGATGGTTTCGCCAAAGCTTATGAAGGGCGTAAGCGGGAACGCCAGCTCTGTGATTATGATGATTTGCTGGAACTGTGGGTCAAGTTGCTCAAGGAGAATGAGGAGGTTCGCACACATTTTCAGGATCGCTTCAAATACATCCTGGTGGATGAGTATCAGGACACCAACCGGGTGCAGGCCACCATCATCAATACACTCGGTGAAAAGAATCGCAATGTGATGATCGTTGGGGACAACTGGCAGTGTATCTACACATGGCGCGGGGCTGAGTTTGAGAATATGACGGAGTTTGCGGAGCAGTATCCTGACCGTCAGATTTATAAAATTGAAACAAACTATCGCTCGACGCCGGGCATTCTCGATTTTGCCAATCACATGATGGTGATGCATCCGCCGATTGATGGTTACCCGCTTGAGCTGAAAGCGCATAAGCCCAATACGGTTTTGCCTTATGTGGTGCCAGCCATGGATACACGTCAGCAGGCGCGTTATGTCATGAGCCGCATCGAGGGACTTTCGCAGGAAGGGCGTAGCTTGAAAGACATCGCTGTGCTTTACCGTGCTCACTATCAGGCGATGGATTTGCAGCTCGAGCTTTCCCGCTCCGGCCTGCCTTTCACCATCACCAGTGGCGTTCGATTTTTCGAACAGGCGCACGTCCGCGATCTGGTTGCCCAGCTAAGGCTGGCATCCAATCCTCGTGATATTGCAGCATTCAATCGTCTGGCCATGTTGTTACCGAGAGTGGGGGCGAGGACGGCGGATCGTCTCTTTAAGTTGGCTGAGAAAATTGCTGCTCGTGATCGCATATCACCGGTTCTTGCGCTGACCCATGATGAGGTCCTGAAGAAAGTCCCAAAGGATGCACTGGATGACTACCGGGACATGGGTTTTACCGTTCAGGATATTGAAACGGCCATGGGTGGACCGGCCGGAAACGCAGTCGAGAAGGAAGACCAAAGTGATCTTTTCACCGAAGTGGTTTCTGACGAGAAGCGGGCAGCCGAAGCAAAGAGTCCTCAAGAAGTCATGCAGCTTGCGATTGATGGTTGGTATGGGGATTACATGCGGACGGTCTTTGACAACTGGCAGAGTCGCAAGGACGACCTTGATTCGCTGGTTGGTTTTGCCGGGCGCTATGACACAATGGAAGAGTTGCTTGCTCAGTTGGTTTTGCTCAATTCCGAAACCAGTGATCGCTCCATCGATCCCGAGCAGGAAACGATTAAACTGACAACCATTCATCAGGCCAAGGGCCTTGAGTATCCGATTGTCTTTGTCATTGGTTTAGCCGAAGGGCTGTTGCCTTTGAAGCGTGCGATTGAGAGTGGCGACACTGATGAAGAGCGTCGCTTGTTTTATGTTTCCGTAACACGAGCACAGGATGAGCTTTATCTT